The following coding sequences lie in one Methanopyrus sp. SNP6 genomic window:
- a CDS encoding LSM domain-containing protein, with product MRPHDCLRDFLDDIVIVELKTGKTLRGRLVSFDGHLNLVLDDCVEIDEDSEVRLGRVLVRGDSVTLISPAEVG from the coding sequence TTGAGACCGCACGACTGTCTTAGGGACTTCTTGGACGACATTGTGATAGTGGAGTTGAAGACGGGCAAGACGTTGCGAGGTAGGTTAGTGTCTTTCGACGGACACCTAAACTTGGTGCTGGATGACTGCGTTGAGATAGATGAAGATTCCGAAGTTAGGCTCGGACGTGTATTGGTCCGAGGAGACAGCGTCACCTTGATATCACCCGCTGAAGTCGGGTGA
- a CDS encoding 50S ribosomal protein L37e has product MAKGTPSFGKRNKTKTHVRCRRCGRRAYHVRKGYCAACGFGRSRRIRRYSWQNKKVNRKRRR; this is encoded by the coding sequence TTGGCGAAGGGAACCCCCTCCTTCGGTAAACGTAACAAGACGAAGACGCACGTCAGGTGTAGGAGATGCGGCCGCCGTGCGTACCATGTGCGGAAAGGGTATTGCGCAGCCTGTGGGTTCGGTCGCTCACGGCGCATCCGTCGGTACAGCTGGCAGAACAAGAAGGTGAACCGCAAGCGACGCCGCTAA
- a CDS encoding Xaa-Pro peptidase family protein has protein sequence MARGKRKTKQLQEILKSDDFFLEKVEKLEEIAEGEPCTLVRRQNVEWITHFPGLAFHADFESEEYTLVVHRMDSRAVREWPIPEAVEVVTHDEADRLTPARAVDDESAVRRVPCYRVKNVNKDVTRVRLSKSKSELMFIEELVEATERILTEVLPPEGSEAEVASDIIKKTMIRGFQTAFDPIVAYDEGAGVPHHRPSPEEKTWTKCALVDYGIKMVYCTDITRTVVSEGRAGDILEVVVNALEEALRELQAGVDPKELEKELREWMEDEAPGFKFPHSIGHHVGVTVHEGRLRGRLPEGAVITVEPGLYSDEFGIRVEEMVVVGKRKCRTLTKLPRVWER, from the coding sequence ATGGCGAGGGGGAAGAGGAAAACGAAACAACTCCAGGAGATCCTGAAGTCTGACGATTTCTTTCTAGAGAAGGTGGAGAAGCTAGAAGAAATCGCAGAAGGCGAACCATGCACTCTTGTCAGGCGCCAAAATGTCGAGTGGATAACCCACTTTCCCGGTCTAGCGTTCCACGCCGACTTCGAGTCCGAAGAGTACACACTGGTTGTTCACCGTATGGATTCGAGGGCCGTTCGAGAATGGCCGATTCCAGAGGCCGTCGAAGTCGTAACACACGATGAGGCCGATCGCCTAACTCCCGCCCGGGCCGTCGATGACGAGTCGGCTGTCCGCAGGGTGCCTTGTTATAGGGTGAAGAACGTTAACAAGGACGTTACGAGAGTACGTCTCTCCAAATCGAAGAGTGAGCTGATGTTCATTGAGGAGCTAGTGGAAGCTACCGAGCGGATACTTACAGAAGTCCTCCCACCCGAAGGCTCGGAGGCCGAGGTAGCATCCGACATCATAAAGAAGACCATGATTCGCGGCTTTCAAACGGCATTCGACCCTATAGTAGCATATGACGAGGGTGCCGGTGTGCCTCATCACCGACCGAGTCCCGAAGAGAAGACCTGGACGAAATGTGCGTTGGTGGATTACGGGATCAAGATGGTATACTGCACGGACATCACTAGGACCGTAGTGTCCGAGGGCAGGGCAGGAGATATCCTCGAAGTCGTCGTGAACGCCCTCGAGGAGGCACTCCGAGAACTTCAAGCGGGTGTTGACCCGAAGGAGCTCGAGAAAGAGCTGAGGGAGTGGATGGAAGACGAAGCGCCCGGATTCAAGTTCCCACACAGTATCGGCCACCATGTAGGAGTCACAGTCCACGAGGGTCGTCTCAGGGGTCGATTGCCGGAAGGTGCCGTGATCACCGTAGAGCCAGGGCTCTACTCGGACGAGTTCGGGATCCGCGTCGAAGAAATGGTGGTCGTCGGGAAGCGAAAATGCCGAACTCTAACCAAGCTTCCGCGGGTGTGGGAGCGTTGA
- a CDS encoding toprim domain-containing protein — MARDGRRKSPVDVRIIVEGAADAETISKVIQRMALGGEYNITVTSIIPTTHAHIARRTAEGADLVLIATDADKPGRKLAKKFQEELRGVVGRVERVKMPIGHDVEHVDLEIVEKELRSALVRAGLKSLRDIKELREEIRELQEEITKKEELIEELEEKELELEELRKRLKEVEKEKALLEEERDKLLDEVEQLRDRLEELEEKLKSEDRLQIMDLESVCEEAGLSTEDVEPEILEELGEELEIPIVVGPIRVAAPSREDAVRVLKIYKLARKVVDGEGEEENETTPGDPEV; from the coding sequence ATGGCACGAGACGGACGACGGAAGTCACCCGTCGACGTCAGGATAATCGTGGAAGGAGCCGCCGACGCCGAAACGATATCTAAAGTGATCCAGCGGATGGCGCTCGGAGGAGAGTACAACATCACAGTGACATCCATCATCCCTACCACCCACGCCCATATCGCGCGACGGACCGCCGAAGGTGCGGACTTAGTGCTCATTGCCACAGACGCGGATAAGCCAGGTCGTAAACTGGCCAAGAAGTTTCAGGAAGAGCTGCGAGGCGTCGTAGGTCGAGTGGAACGCGTGAAGATGCCCATCGGACACGACGTGGAACACGTGGACCTGGAAATAGTGGAGAAGGAGCTCCGAAGCGCCTTAGTCCGCGCCGGCCTCAAAAGTCTCAGGGACATTAAGGAGCTGCGCGAGGAGATCAGGGAACTTCAAGAGGAAATCACAAAGAAGGAGGAGCTCATCGAGGAACTCGAGGAGAAAGAATTGGAGTTGGAAGAGCTGCGCAAGAGACTAAAGGAGGTCGAAAAGGAAAAGGCGCTCCTTGAGGAGGAACGGGACAAACTACTGGATGAAGTCGAGCAGCTCAGAGACCGCCTCGAAGAGCTTGAGGAGAAGTTGAAATCCGAAGATCGTCTGCAGATCATGGACCTCGAGTCCGTGTGCGAAGAGGCGGGGCTGAGCACGGAGGACGTAGAGCCGGAGATCCTAGAAGAGCTCGGAGAAGAGCTCGAAATTCCGATAGTGGTAGGCCCTATCCGAGTTGCAGCACCATCTAGGGAGGACGCGGTCAGAGTACTAAAGATCTACAAGCTCGCCCGAAAAGTGGTTGATGGCGAGGGGGAAGAGGAAAACGAAACAACTCCAGGAGATCCTGAAGTCTGA
- a CDS encoding DUF1947 domain-containing protein, translating to MKVSRRHPISEKDLQEVLEELRVSSGVSLREVLTGLVEVAYVKDDDIERLLIKDDKVMAFERHEGWLPTIHALLQLDEENYDHVVIVDMGAVRPVASGADIMVPGIVEVRGEFEEGDGVVVIDERNRRPLAVGIALMGAREIEGSERGRAVRNVHHVGDRLWEARF from the coding sequence ATGAAGGTTTCCCGTCGACATCCGATCTCGGAGAAGGACCTTCAGGAAGTTTTGGAGGAGTTACGCGTATCGTCTGGGGTGAGTCTCCGCGAAGTACTCACTGGTCTCGTGGAGGTCGCGTATGTCAAGGACGATGATATTGAGCGCTTGCTGATTAAGGACGACAAGGTAATGGCCTTCGAGCGGCACGAGGGTTGGCTTCCCACGATCCATGCCCTCCTCCAACTCGATGAGGAAAATTACGACCATGTAGTGATAGTGGATATGGGTGCCGTCAGGCCGGTGGCCTCCGGGGCAGATATCATGGTGCCTGGTATCGTGGAAGTGCGGGGTGAGTTCGAGGAGGGTGATGGTGTTGTCGTCATCGACGAGCGCAACCGACGGCCTCTCGCCGTGGGAATAGCCTTGATGGGTGCGAGGGAAATCGAAGGGTCTGAGAGGGGTCGAGCAGTCCGCAACGTTCACCACGTCGGGGACAGGTTATGGGAAGCCCGCTTCTAA
- the cobT gene encoding nicotinate mononucleotide-dependent phosphoribosyltransferase CobT, which yields MKEVLPGIRVLGNLGAAEKVVRRCSGGSTVMVCVIGSTEISRVPGISAAGKTPESTFHTPAGDVELIYHDRVINAEEVPQNPVGAPSPAVITKAVVNLASIPFLTVDAGAAVKPACPYIDLGGEVARDFREGPALSEETYDRLLELGRTLGKELTRDVDFLTVGESVPGGTTTAMAVMTALGYNTSEKFASSSHDSPHDIKERVVKEGLEAQGVEPGDLDAHEAIRRFGDPMMPAVIGIIHGARTPVLLAGGTQMAPILAYLAEEDRTDPERVFVGTTKYVVEDEDSDIEGLFRQVGDYVLFSADPGFSESKFRGFRLYEDGYVKEGVGAGGAQVAAALKTEGKITPEDVLRECERVYERWVDEL from the coding sequence TTGAAAGAAGTCTTACCGGGTATCCGAGTGCTGGGAAATCTCGGAGCCGCGGAGAAGGTTGTTAGGAGGTGCTCCGGTGGAAGCACGGTGATGGTGTGTGTGATCGGCAGTACCGAGATCAGCCGCGTTCCCGGTATCTCAGCCGCGGGTAAAACGCCAGAGTCAACCTTTCACACACCCGCAGGTGATGTCGAGTTGATTTACCACGACAGGGTCATCAACGCCGAAGAGGTTCCACAGAATCCGGTGGGTGCTCCCTCACCCGCCGTGATAACGAAAGCCGTCGTGAACTTGGCATCCATTCCATTCCTGACGGTGGACGCCGGGGCAGCCGTGAAACCCGCTTGCCCTTACATCGACCTCGGAGGTGAGGTCGCGAGGGATTTCCGCGAAGGACCGGCACTATCGGAGGAAACCTACGACAGGCTGCTAGAGTTAGGTAGAACGCTCGGTAAGGAGCTCACTCGCGATGTGGATTTCCTGACCGTGGGGGAGAGCGTGCCGGGCGGGACTACTACGGCGATGGCTGTGATGACGGCATTGGGCTACAATACTAGTGAAAAGTTCGCGAGCAGCTCCCACGACTCCCCGCACGATATCAAGGAGCGAGTGGTGAAAGAGGGCTTGGAGGCGCAAGGAGTGGAACCGGGTGACTTGGACGCCCATGAGGCGATCAGGAGGTTCGGCGACCCTATGATGCCTGCGGTGATAGGCATTATTCACGGAGCCAGAACACCGGTGCTTTTGGCAGGTGGTACGCAGATGGCCCCCATATTAGCGTACCTGGCGGAGGAAGATAGGACGGACCCGGAACGGGTCTTCGTCGGAACTACCAAATATGTGGTCGAAGACGAGGATTCCGATATCGAGGGTCTGTTCCGGCAAGTAGGCGACTACGTGCTGTTCTCAGCGGATCCTGGGTTCTCGGAGTCCAAGTTCCGTGGGTTCAGGTTGTACGAGGATGGGTACGTGAAGGAGGGTGTCGGTGCCGGTGGAGCTCAGGTAGCAGCTGCGTTGAAAACAGAGGGAAAAATCACGCCGGAAGACGTTTTGAGGGAGTGCGAGCGAGTTTACGAACGATGGGTGGATGAACTTTAA